DNA sequence from the Gossypium arboreum isolate Shixiya-1 unplaced genomic scaffold, ASM2569848v2 Contig00310, whole genome shotgun sequence genome:
aatGAACGATTTGAAGACCTATTGATTCTAACAACTGATTGCAAAGTTGATCATTCGGACCTTTCAATTCATAGATGTGGATCTCAGACCTATGAATAGGGATATTCCCGAAACTCACAAAAGAAAAAAGAGTAGGTTAGACAAAAGAGAAGCAACTTGGACAAAAGAAAGTAACTTGGACAAAAAGAAACAAGTGACTTAGACAAATCTTTTTGTCGATAACCTCAGACCAATCAATCGAATATTGATTAATACGTAATCGATCGAACACTACTTGAAAACGGCTCTTCTGCTCAGAAACGAAATGTTCCAAATGCTCCTGGAAATTCTTGCTCCCCATTGGACCATTTGTATCTATATGCATTAGGATCCCGATTCATGGATCTCTCGGTCGAGAAATCAAAATAAGAGGATCGAACCATTTCTTCTGACTCTTTTCAAATTCGATAAATGTTGGTTGATCGTATATTTCATTATAGTTCTATGATTCAGAGTATCATTTCCTATTTGATCCTTTGAATTCCATATTCGAAGTTGCGATCGGATCGATTCTTTTAATGAATCGATTCAATACATTCTTATGTACCCATGGGTGCTATATTGGATTTGAATCAGATTTCGGATCAATCTATCTTGATTGACTGCCTCCATTATGTTGTTGCTAGCAAATACCACTATTTTGGTTTTGGATCTTCCAAATCATTCCGCAGGAGATCCGGACCCATTTTTCTGATCCTTCGATAAAAGATTCATTTCTTCATAAAAATAGGAGGTAGAGCCGATAAAGATTTCTTTTCGATTCATCCTGGAGTTGAATACCTCATTCAAGAATTGTTTTGATCAATCCGTAGGAATCAATAGAAAAGGCAAATCCTTATAATACACAGATCCGGCTCGGTTATTGATAGAGTGAATAGATCTGCCATTTCTTGAAATCTCTCTTCTGATTCAAAATCGTGGTGTAACGTGTATCCCCTCCTGTTCTGGTCATGGAATAGATGAAATAAATCAAAAATGGATTTTTGTTCAAGAATGAAATCTTATTGGAACTGCCCAGTTCATCCTTCGGAACCATATCACATCCCGGATCTGATGAAATAGGATGAATTGAGACGGTATTTTGTAAATACGTAATTATCTTGAATATATtaactatttctttattttccgaTCGCCTGGAAGGACAAAGAAACATCTTGTtctttcttcaacaatttctgatCTCTAGTGGACCTCTCAGTAGGGTTCGAACCCAGATGAAGTTCTGACCATCTATCAGAGAAAAAAGAACGAATGGATCTTGTAGGATTCCCAAGAAATTCTTCGATTTCTTCCGGAAGCAGATGATTATTCATCCGCTTCTCACGTTCCGTGAATAGCCGGGACATTGAGGAATATCCAGAAAGGCACTTAGGGAATCGGTCTGATTCTATCTCCGTTCGTTCCGTTTGAAGAAAGGAAGGATCCCAAAGAATCGATCTTTCTTTTAGTTGTTGAATCTCTCTTTGATTGATCAATGTGTGATATTCGAATCCTCATTACTAATGGAATCGAAACGATCTCTGGATTGATCAGAAGATCCTTTCAATTGGCGAGAATCCGTTACTTGAACGAAACTAGATCTTGTGGAATCATATTGAATATTTGACGATACATTCCGTACCTTGCTAAAAAATCGATCCCTGTTTACCAACCATACATTGTCTAACCAATCAATTCTCTCTCGATATGTTCCTCAAAAATCCGATTCGTGTGGATTCTTCCCCAACTAACGAAGAGATCTTGGCGGAATTGCCACATATGAAATTGAGCACAATTTTGCAAAGAAATAGCCACTTGCCTCTCGAGAAGAGATGGGAAACATGCTCAATATCATTTGATTGAATAGTTGACCCAGCTCCTTGTTGTTTGAAGAAACCCTCCACTTCAATTGGTATTTTTTTCACGAAAAAGCAAACATGAGATAACAAATCCAGTCTTTCACTAAGATTTCGAATAGCTGTCCCGAGTTCAAGTTGATTATGTTTCGCCTCTTACTCGGAGAAAGACGATCAAACAATTCCCAATCATGGTCCTTGCGGATCGAATCATCCATATAATATACAAAAAGAAACTCCAGATATTTGATATCTTTCTCTTTGAATGAGATCTCAATTCCAGCGACGGTTTCATTAGATATCTTACAACTAGAATCCCTCTTTTTTCCGATCCAGTTCCTCCACCACCGCGAACCCCGGTTAGATTCAGGCATGATACACTTTTTAGTTATTGGGAGAACCCAAGTACTCTCTTTTCGGATCCAGAAACAGCTCTCAGAGATCTTTTTCCTTTTGGAAGATACAGGGCAGAAACAATCAACCTATTGATATTGGAAGACCAAAGATTCTTCAATGTATCATTTCTGGGTCAATGGAATTCATAGGTATAGGAAGAAGCCCTGTCAAATAGAGATTTTTCTTTCGACCATATTTCGATTGTTAATACGATATATAAGGACCGCTACTACAAATAGTACTACACCTTGATCGTGAAATATCGATTGCTTGTTGAACCCTGTGAATTGCGTGAAAGTAGGATACTCCAAATTCAGGGGTCAGAGTTTTATAAAACGTTCTTGGTGGAAAAAATGTGAATGAAAGATCCCACTGAATTGAATTGGGTCCATGAATCTAAGAAATAGTGAGAATTCTTGATCTCTCAATATCTCTCTCAATTCGAAAATCCAGGATTTGAATTGATGTCCTTTCATTGATTCCTCTAAATTGCATTGATTTATCCTAAAGATTTCATTTCAATTGGAATTTGGTTATTCACCATGTACGAGGATCCCCGCTAAGCATCCATGGCTGAATGGTTAAAGCGCCCAACTCATAATTGGCGAATTCGTAGGTTCAATTCCTACTGGATGCACGCCAATGGGACCCTCAATAAGTCTATTGGAATTGGCTCTGTATCAATGGAATCTCATCATCTATACATAACGAATTGGTGTGGTATATTCATATCATAACATATGAACAGTAAGAACTAGCATTCTTATTGAGACTCGAACTCATAGGGAAGAAAATAGATTTATGGATGGAATCAAATATGTAGTAGTTACAGACAAAAGTATTCGGTTATTGGTGAAAAATCAATATACTTCTAATGTCGAATCAGGATCAACTAGGACAGAAATAAAGCATTGGGTCGAACTCTTCTTTGGTGTCAAGGTAATAGCTATGAATAGTCATCGACTCCCCGGAAAGGGTAGAAGAATGGGACCTATTATGGGACATACAATGCATTACAGGCGTATGATCATTACGCTTCAACCGGGTTATTCTATTCCACCTCTTAGAACGAAAAGAACTTAAATCAAAATGCTTAATAGCATGGCGATACATTTATACAAAACTTCTACCCCGGGCACACGCAATGGAGCCGTAGACAGTCAAGTGAAATCAATCCACGAAATAATTTGATCTATGGACAGCATCGTTGTGGTAAAGGTCGTAATGCCAGAGGAATCATTACCGCAAGGCATAGAGAGGTCATAAGCGTCTATACCGTAAAATTGATTTTCGACGAAATGAAAAAAGACATATATGGTAGAATCGTAACCATAGAATACGACCTAATCGAAATGCATACATTTGTCTCATACACTATGGGGATGGTGAGAAGAGATATATTTACATCCCAGAGGGCTATAATTGGAGATACCATTGTTTCTGGTACAAGTTCCTATAAAAATAGAAATGCCCTACCTTTGAGTGCGGTTTGAACTATTGATTTACGTAATTGGAAGGAACCAATTAGGTTTACGACGAAACCTAAAAATCGATCACTGATCAATTTGAGTACCTCTACAGGATGAACCTCAACAGAAAACTGAAGAGTAACGGCAGCAAGTGATTGAGTTCAGTAGTTCCTCATATAAAATTATTGACTCTAGAGATATAGTAATATGGAGAAGACAAAATTGTTTCAAGCACCGACAGAACCAGAAGCGCCCCTTGTTTCAAAGAGAGGAGGACGGGTTATTCACATTTCATTTGATGGTCAGAGGCGAATTGAAAGCTAAGCAGTGGTAATTCTAAAGATTCCCCGGGGGAAAAATAGAGATGTCTCCTACGTTACCCATAATATGTGGAAGTATCGACGTAATTTCATAGAGTCATTCGGTCTGAATGCTACATGAAGAACATAAGCCAGATGACGGAACAGGAAGACCTAGGATGTGAAGATCATAACATGAGGTGGTTCGACAGATTTGGATTCCTATATCCACTCATGTGGTACTTCATTGTACAATATATATAAGAATTATACGATAAAATTATACGAATCCATCTGTATAGATATCATCATCTACATCAGAAAGCCGTATGCTTTGGAAGAAGCTTGTACAGTTTGGGAAGGGGTTTTGATTGATCGATCAAAAGAAGAATCTACTTCAACCGATATGCCCTGAGGCGTACATATAACATAGAAATCACACTTGGAAGGGTGGACAATTAGCTAGAGCAGCGGGTGCTGTTGCAGAAACTGATTGCAAAAGGAGGAAATCGGCCACATTAAAATTACCTTCTGGGGAGGTCCGTTTGATATCCAAAAACTGCTCAGCAACAGTCGGACAGGTGGGGAATGTTGGGGTGAACCAGAAAAGTTTGGGTAGAGCCGGATCTAAATGTTGGCTAGGTAAGCGTCCTGTAGTAAGAGGAGTAGTTATGAACCCTGTAGACCATCCCCATGAAATTGGTGAAGGAGGAGCTCAATTGGTAGAAAAAACCCGCAACTTATGGGGTTATCCTGCACTTGGAAGAAGAAGTAGAAAAAGGAATAAATATAGTGATAATTTGATTCTTCGTCGACGGAGTAAATAGGAGAGATTATTTCTTTCTTCGtctttacaaaaacaaaaaaatatattttaaaagaaaaatggcGCGTTCACTAAAAAAAATCCTTTTGTaacaaatcatttattaaaaaaaaaatcgaaaaggCTTAATACAAAGCGGAAAAAGATAATAATAACTTGGTCCAGAGCATCTACCATTATACACAATGATCAGCCATACTATCGCTTTATCCATAATGGAAAAGAACATTTGCCCATTTATATAACGGATCATATGGTAGGACATAAATTGGGAGAATTCGCACCTACTATAAATTTTCGCGGACACGCAAAAATGATAATAAATCTCgtcattaatattattataataaattataataaaaaaaaatagagattaaTTAATGAATTCATTAGTGAGAGGTAAACTTTATGATAAAGATAAAAGAAACACAGGGAGGAACCCATATACAACTTCAGACAGAGTATGCGCTTTTAGGTCAACATATATGTATGTCTGCTCACAAAGCACGAAGAATAATTGATCAGATTCGTGGACGTTCCTGCGAAGAAACACTTATGAGACTAGAACTCATGCCTTATCGAGCATATTTATCCCATTTTAAAATTGGTTTATTCTGCAGCAGCAAATGCTCGTCACAATAGGGGTTTCAATGAAGCAGAGTTTAATCATTAGTCAGGTCACAGTAAATGAGGGAACTACTCTGAAAAGGACTAAAACCTCGAGCTCGAGGACGGAGGTATCTGATAAAAAGACCCACTTGTCATATAACTATTGCATTGAAAGATCTTGAATTTGAACCACTTGACAGATATATGCTGCGCCCAAACCAAAAAAACACCGGATGGCTAGGATGGCTAAAAAGGGATAAATAAGAACACAAATATGACATATCCTAATATATAGTAGTGGAGGATTATAggacaaaaaaaaataaatccaCTTGGTTTCAGACTTGGTACAACCCAAAGTCATCATTCTCTTTAGTTTGCACAACCGAAAAAAGTATTCCGAGGTCTACAAGAAGATAAAAAATAAGGAGACTGTATCAAGAATTATGTACAAAAAAATGAGACTATCTTCTGGTGTCAGGAGGAATTGCACGTATAGAATTCAAAAGACTGGATCTAATTCAGGTGATAATCTATATGGGATTTCTAAATTATTAATTGAAGATAAGCCACGAAAACTCGAAGAACTACAGATGAATGTGCAAAAGAACTTAATTGTATGAAAAAAAAACTCAACATTGCTATTACAAGAATTGGAAATATGGGCACCTAATATTCTTGCCGAATTTATAGCCGGACAATTAAAGAATCGAGTTTCATTTCGAAGGCAATGAAAAGGCTATTGAATTAACTGAGCAAGCGGATACAAAGGAATTCAAATACAAATTGCAGGGCGTATCGACGGAAAGAAATCGCACGTGTCGAATGGATCCGAGAAGGTAGGGTTCCTCTACAAACCATTGGAGCGAAAATTGATTGCTCTTATAGAGTTCGAACTATCTATGGGGTATTAGGAATCAAAATTTGGATATTTATAGACGAAGAATAATAAGAATAAGACTCTACTTGTCTTTACGTTCTATTCTGCGATAGAACAAAAAatgacaaattctttgattttttgATTGAACATAAAAATCAAAAAATGAGCAGTTCTAAATTCTATAAGGttaaataaaatttgattgaTCATTTGATATAATTGCTATGCTTAGTGTGCGACTCGTTGGGTTTTTTAGGCTTAGGATTCAAAAAAAATGGGCGGACCACAGTATAAGCTAATAACTATAGCACTAATAACCAACTCATCGCTTCGGATTATCTGGATCCAAAGAATCAGTCAAGATATGATATATTGGTCATATCATTATAGCAACTAATTTTTTATTAAGTAAAGACAAAACCAATCTGATTATGAATAGATCGAAATTGTGAAGCAAAATAAAAGTATGTGGATAAATAGAAGGATGAGAAAGAGAGAAACAGAAATAGCAATGAAATGATATAGGATTCCAATATGTAAGGTCTATGAAGCATCTCATAAAGCAATGTAATAGAGCATCAATAGAGATTCATCAATAATTAGATGAATATCTGTTCATTGAAGAAAAAAAGAGCCTTAACTTAAGTCAATAAAGACTGAGAAGGTTGACTCaagaagaaattttattttattttattaaataaatattaaattaaaaattaaattaataaatattaataaattaaggcTCCATTGGAGAATTCAGACCTAAGCATTAATCGAGGCGATGGGGACGACGGAACCCGTGAATGCAGAGGATTCTATTGAAAACGAATCCTAATGATTTATCGGGGAGGATGGCGGAACAAACCAGAGACCACTGCATTTCTTTTTATTCTGATTCTGAGAGGTCATGGGTTAACCCGACAACTGAACTAGAAAAAGAGTAAATATTCGCCgaaaatttgagtttaatttgatTGTTCAATTTTGTCGATCTGAATCTGATATGAATatgataaaaacaaaataaagattCGTTATAACATTATAACAAAACCAAGATAAGACATTATCTAGAAATAGAATCCGTGTTTAATTccttatacttatatatatatcaatagaTCCAAACAAGATATACAAATTTCTAATAGATCAGATAAAATCATAAACAAAAGAATCCCAAGATTCAATTATTCATTAACTACCCGTATATCTTAAGATTaagaattaaatattttttattcattttttttttcaggaGGCTGGATGAGAAGAAACTCTCATGTCCAGTTCTGTAGTAGAGATGGAATTCATAAACAACAAccatcaactataacccaaaaCCCGATTTCGTAAACAACATAGAGGAAGAATGAAGGGATATCTTATCGAGGTAATCGGATTTGTTTCGGTAGATATGCTCTTCAAGCACTTGAACCCTTGGATTACATCTAGACAAATAGAAGCGGGGCGCCGCGCAATGACACGAAATGTACGCCGTGGTGGAAAAATATGGTACGTATATTTCCAGACAAACCCGTTACAGTAAGACCTACAGAAACACGTATGGGTTCGGGAAAGGATCTCCCAGTATTGGGTAGCTGTCGTTAAACCGGGCAGAATACTTTATGAAATGAGCGGGTAGCCGAAAATATAGCCAGAAGGCTATTTCAATAGACGTCAAAATGCCTATAAAACTCAATTCATTATTTCAGGATAGGAATATAGAACCAAAGGAAAGAAGTCTTGTCTTGAATAAAAAAAACAATTGCGAGTTTCCTTTTTTTTTGACAAACAATATTTCTTTCTTCTTCGTCCTTTGTTACATTgaaaaaagatttcaaaatgatTCAACCTCAGACCCATTTGAATGTAGCAGATAACAGCAGGGCCGAGAATTGATGTGTATTCGAGTCATAGGAGCTAGTAATCGCCGATATGCTCATATTGGTGACGTTATTGTTGCTGTGATCAAGGAAGCAGTACCAAATACACCTCTAGAAAGATCAGAAGTGATCAGAGCTGTAATTGTACGTACTCGTAAAGAACTCAAACGCGACAACGGGATGATAATACGATATGATGACAATGCTGCCGTTGTCATTGATCAGAAGAAATCAAAAGGAACTCAATTTTTGTTGCGATCCTTGGGAATTGAGACAGTTAAATTTCACTAAAATAGTTTCA
Encoded proteins:
- the LOC128288876 gene encoding 50S ribosomal protein L2, chloroplastic-like; amino-acid sequence: MAEWLKRPTHNWRIRRFNSYWMHANGTLNKSIGIGSVSMESHHLYITNWCGSTRTEIKHWVELFFGVKGGQLARAAGAVAETDCKRRKSATLKLPSGEVRLISKNCSATVGQVGNVGVNQKSLGRAGSKCWLGKRPVVRGVVMNPVDHPHEIGEGGAQLVEKTRNLWGYPALGRRSRKRNKYSDNLILRRRSK